In Vibrio mangrovi, the DNA window AGCTATGCTATTGCCTTTGTTGCATTCTTTGATGCAATCAACCTTTTAGGGTTAAACCAGATTGTTGTCAGAGATTTAAGTCAGTCTAAAAATAATAAAAAATTCATACTAGATGTAACAATATCACTAAGACTTATTTCTGCGATATTAAGTATACTTTTAAGTGTTACGTTTGCCTTTGTTTTAGGAAAAAACATTACAGCAATTGCAATTGTATCTTGTGGTCTAATACTTTCACTAGGGAATGTGTGTGACTTATTCTTCCAAAGTGAAATTAAAAGTAAGTATACAGTTATAGCTAAAATAATAGCTTATGTTTTTTCATCTCTATTTAAAGTTGTTGTTATATGGTATGGTGGTGAAATTTCTCTTTATTTGTTCGCTATTCCATTAGAAGTTACGGTAATAAGTTTTATTTTAATCTATCTGCTCTATAGCAAGTATAAATTAAAGTTCACTATACAATTACCTCGCTTTCAATGTGATGGCTATTATATCTCAATATTAAAAGAATCCTTACCTTTAATGATTTCTAATTTGGCTGTTATAACTTTCATGCGTTCTGGGATTATGACTGTAGAGTATTTTTTAGGGAGCCGATCTGTAGGATTGTACTCTGTAGGGGCGAATCTTGCTGAAATGATATTTTTTATACCAGGAATCATAATTACAAGCTTTTCACCTATTTTGGCAAGTTTATCTAAGAATAACAAAGAAAGGTACTTTCTATTGTACCAGCGCTTAATGTTTGTTTTTTGGTGGGGAAGTCTTGCTAGTATATTGATCTATGGGAGTTTATTATACTATTTGATCCCTATCTTGTATGGTGATGATTTTATTTTAAGTAAAGATGTTTTCATTTTACACTTATTATCTTTTCTACCTGTTTGCATGGGGTGCTGCCAGACGATTTGGGTGATAAATGAGCGCAAACCCCAGATAATACTAATTCAAACTATAGTCGGTGCATTATTGTCTTTGATATTAAATGTTTACTTTGTTCAATCTATAGGAGTTATCGGTGCTCCAATTGCAATATTGATAGCTCAAGTGGTTCAATCATTTATAGTTAATTATTTTTTCTGTAAAGATTTATTTTTATTCACTTTTCGATCGCTTCTATGGAGATAATATGTTAAGTATCTGTATTCCAACTTTGAATAGGCCATATTATTTATATAAGGCTATCTATTCTATATATACTCAAAAAGAACATTCTTTATCTTTTGAGTTATGTATATCAAATAATAATTCAGATGTTGATTATAGTGAAGTGGAGAAATATATCCAGGATTTGAGTAGTAAATATGGAAATATAAATTACGTCAGTCAGGATTCTCGTCTTTCTATAGATGAGCATATGCATTATGTTATTAACATGTCTCATGGAGATTATGTCTACATGTTAGGCGATGATGACTTTTTTAAAAATGATGCTTTTATCATATTGAGCCATCTGATTAGTGATCATGTAGATTTTGCATTGGTCAATTCAAACTGGATTGATGGACAAGGCCGATTTATTTCTACAGCTCATAGAGAACCTATATATTTGGATAACATCTCTAAGTATGAGAAATATCTATATTTATATAATAAGTGTACTTATGGTGCTCTCCTAGTTAAAAAATCTCTTTTTCATGATGATGATTTTATCAGGTTATATACTACATCTCATGCTTATTGTTGTTTCTGGATTTCTCTATTAAATAATAATGAACCAAAGAAGATTGTTTTCCAGAATGGTAAGCCTGTTGTTAACTTAAGAGCTGCTGAAAAAAATTATAATCTAGTGAATGTTATTTTTAATGATGTTCATCTGCTTTTTACTAAGTTAATTGATAGTATAGAGGATGAAGAAGGGAAGTATTATATTAATGAAGCATATAAAAGATATAAAAAACGAAACTCAAGTGTACGTTTTTTATGTGGTCTACAGAAAAAGGGAGTAGTTATATCCCAGATTAACTATTCTGATGACACTAATAATTCTTTTTACTTTAAAATAAAGAAACTATTGTCATATACTATATTTAAATTACTTACTCTTTCTAAAGTTGTTAATGTTTAATTATGATGAAAATTGACTTTATTGTAGCTGGTGCAGCTAAATCTGGTACAACATCTTTGTTTCACTACTTAAACTCTCATCCAAGAATTTTTATTCCTAGTGTTAAAGAATGTAGATTTTTTTCTAAATTAGATAAGAATTTCAAAGGACTTGGTGCCGAATACTATAGTAATGAAGGTATCACTGATGATGATGACTATAGAGAATTATTTGTAGGTAATGAGGATAAGATCTGTGGTGATATATCAAATGACTATTTATATTATTCTACGAGAAGTATAGAAAATATAAAAAAATATGTAGGAACTCAAGTTAAAATCATCATCATCTTGAGAAACCCTGTTGAGCGAGCATTCTCTAGCTATATGCATCATATTCGAGAAGGGTGGGAAGTTTTATCTTTCCGTGAAGCTTTAGAGCATGAAGACCAGCGTTTTGCTGATAACTGGGGATGGACATATCATTTCAAGAGAGCTGGTTTATATAGTCAATCTGTGAAGGCTTATATTGATAATTTTAATAATATAAAGATATATACTTATGAAGATCTTAAACACTTAGATTGGTTGATGAGCGATGTTTTTTCCTTTTTAAATGTTGATCAGAATATTATTGATCTACATAGTAAAGAGAAATTTAATAAATCAGGAAGGCCAAGATTTAGATTTATTAATGATTTATCGAACGGTAGAGGAAGAGTTGCAAATGTTATTAAACCAGTAGTGAAAAAACTAATGCCGACACCGTTAATAAGTAAGATAAAAAGAAAAATTAAAAATGTAAATCTAGTTCATGAATCGATAAGTTATGAGGATAGAAATTATTTAATGGATTTTTATAAAGATGATATATGTGAGCTTGAAAAAATCATTGATAGAGATTTATCTGGCTGGTTAGAAAAATAACTTCTGGTGACTTCATGTGTAAATGTCCTATCGACTCCAATACAGTTGATTTCATTTTTCAAGAAAAAGTTTTGGGGAAATATAATGTTAATTATTATAAATGTGAGCACTGTGGTATTATAAAGACTGAGACACCTCATTGGCTTGATGAAGCATATAGTGATGCAATTGCTGGTTCAGATATCGGCTTATTGGAAAGAAATAATTATAACTCTAAAATGGTTTTGACGATATTAAGTCTTCTTAATCGTATTCATGACAGAGTTGTTGATACTGCTGGTGGGTACGGGATTTTAACACGATTATTACGTGATAGAGGTATTCATTGTTATTCTTCTGACAAATATTGTACCAATATGTTTGCGAGTGATTTTTGTGGTGATGACACTCAGGATGTTAAAGTTTTATTAGCATTTGAAGTGATGGAACATTTACCTGACCCTTTGGCTTTTTTAAATGAAACTCTATTTAAATATGATCCTGAGTTGTTGATATTTTCAACTCAAACTTTTACTGAAACTCCTCCTGAAAATTGGTGGTATTATTCATTTCATACAGGGCAGCATATCATATTTTATCAACCTAAATCACTAGCCGTGCTAGCAGATAAACTTGGTTTTAATTATTATATGATTAATGATTCGTATCATATTTTCTCTAAGAACAAAATAAGTAAATTTAAGTTTTTTCTTATAAAAAATAAAATAACCAGAATGTTTTTAAATGTTGTTTTTGAAAGAACTGCAAAACCCAGAAGCCTTTTGCAGAGTGATTATGATGAGATTATATCTAAGTAATAAATATATGGTTAGTATAAGAAGGCTTGCTATAAATTTTTACTATCTTTTGATATTTAATATTTCGCGATTATACTCGATTCTAGCAAATAATTTTAATGTGAATAATAGCCCTTCTTCTGATAATCCTGTTCTAGTTATTTTGAAACCAGATGCAATGGGAGATTATGTATTATTTAGAAATTTTATATATTGCCTTAATACATGTGGTTATAAAATAGTTTTAATTGGTAATGATTCATGGGAGGAGTTTTTACGAACTTATGACGCTATCTATATCGATACTTTTTTTCCATTGAACCGTAATAAATTTATAAAAAATTTTATATATAGGACTAAACAGCTATCTCAATTTGGAATGCTTAAGAATGTAGAAAAAGTTTTGTATCCCTGCTATAGCAGGGAGAGTTATGTTCTTGAAGATATTGTTAAAGTTATTCCTGCATCCTGTAAGATAACATGGTTTGGTGATACATCGAATCAGAGTAATAAATGTCGTGAAAATAGTAAGTCTTTATATACTGATCTATATCAGGATGATGGTGATATTATTTTTGAATTTGAAAGAAATCGTCAATTTTTCTCACGATTTATCGGTAGAGACTTATCTCATATAGAACCATCCCTCAGTATAACATCTGAGAAATCTTTATCTTTGCCTGAGCGATATGCATTTATTTTTCTTGGGGCAAGTGCTAGCTTTCGTCAGTGGCCCGTTGAAAAATATGCTGAAGTTGCAAAGCATGTTCACAATGTCTACGGGCTCAGTATTGTTTTAGGTGGACCTCCTAGCGATTTATCTATTGGGAACGAATTAGAAAATAAGCTATGTAATTTAGGCCAGTGTTTAAATTTTGTAGGAAAAACTAGCCTGATTGAATTGGTAGAATTGATTGCTCGATCAGCCCTGCTTATTTCTAATGAAACTGCTGTTCCACATATTGCGGTGTCTTTACGGCACCATAATATATTTGTCGTTTCTAATGGTAATCATTATGGGCGATTTACACCCTATCCTTATCATATATGTAACCGTTATTTCGCTATATATCCTCCCGAATTAGAGGAGATGAGTGACGAAAGTGAGCGGATTTCAGCTTTCGGGCGTGGTAGCCAACTTAATATTCGCACGATCTCACCACAACGTGTCATTCGGGAAATTACTGAACACATCGAACTATAGATTCTGTATTATGAAAAAAGCACTGATTACAGGGATTACCGGGCAAGATGGCTCTTATCTTGCAGAATTTCTTCTTAAAAAAGGATATGAAGTTCATGGTCTTAAAAGACGTACTTCATCGTTCAATACTCACAGGATTGACCATTTATATCAAGATCCACACGAATCTGATCCAAAGTTAAAGCTTCACTATGGTGATCTAACGGATAGCTTGAATTTAACTCGAATTATCGAACAAATTCACCCTGATGAAGTATATAACTTGGGAGCACAGTCCCATGTGGCTGTGTCGTTTGAATCGCCGGAATATACTGCTGATGTTGATGCGATGGGGACACTTCGCTTATTAGAGGCTATTCGTTTTCTGGGGTTGGAAAAGACGACACGTTTCTATCAGGCTTCAACCTCTGAGTTGTATGGCTTAGTTCAGGAAATACCTCAGCGGGAGACAACACGATTCTACCCACGTTCTCCTTATGCGGTGGCGAAACTTTATGCTTACTGGATTACGGTAAACTACCGGGAAAGTTACGGGATGTATGCTTGTAATGGAATTCTGTTTAATCATGAATCTCCTCGGCGTGGTGAGACATTTGTTACCCGGAAAATTACACGTGGGCTGGCAAATATTGCTCAAGGACTGGAAGCGTGTTTATACATGGGAAATATGGACGCATTACGTGATTGGGGGCATGCGAAAGATTATGTAGAGATGCAGTGGTTGATGCTGCAGCAGGAGCAGCCGGAAGATTTCGTAATCGCAACCGGAGCTCAGTATTCCGTACGACAGTTTATCTCCTGGAGTGCCGCAGAACTCGGACTTGAGCTTGAATTTAGAGGGGAAGGCATTGAGGAAGTTGGAATTGTCAGGGCAGTTCAAGGGAGTAAAGCCCCTTCAATCAAAACCGGTGATGTTATTGTTCGTGTCGATCCCCGTTATTTCCGACCAGCAGAGGTAGAAACTTTGTTGGGAGATCCTAGCTATGCCAAGCGTAAACTAGGCTGGGAGCCAACAATAACTGCACAGAGAATGTGTGCAGAGATGGTTGCTGAAGATCTAAAAGTATCTCAGCAGCACGCGTTTATGAAAGCAAATGGTTTTGACCTCCCTGTTTCTTTGGAGAATTAATATGGTGAACTTCAGGCGAGTATTTGTTGCTGGTCATAATGGGATGGTAGGAAGTGCGATTGTCCGCCAGTTACAAAATCAGGGGTATCAGGACATCATTACTCGTAGCTCTCAAGAATTAGATTTGAGAGATTCGGCAAAAGTGGCTGCTTTTTTCTCGGATCTACAGATCGACGAAGTTTATCTTGCTGCGGCGAAAGTTGGTGGTATTCAGGCGAATGAAACTTATCCTGCAGAATTTATTTACGATAATCTGATGATTGAGTCGAATGTGATTCATCAGGCTTGTATTCATGGAGTCAAAAAACTTTTATTTCTTGGATCGTCTTGTATTTACCCAAAGCTAGCCGAGCAGCCTATGCGAGAGAATGAGCTTCTAAATGGCTATCTTGAACCGACAAATGAGCCATATGCTATTGCAAAGATTGCCGGAATAAAACTATGTGAATCCTACAATCGCCAATATGGTGTTGATTTTCGCAGTGTTATGCCGACTAACCTTTATGGACCTGGAGATAACTATCATCCGGAGAACAGCCATGTAGTCCCTGCATTGATCCGTCGTATTCATGAAGCGAAACAAGCAGGGCTGGCAGAAGTCGTTATTTGGGGAACCGGCTCTGCGAAAAGAGAGTTTTTACATGTAGATGATATGGCGAAAGCTTGTATCTTTGTCATGAATCTGGATAAAGATATTTATCAGTTGAATACACAGCCGATGCTCAGTCACATTAATATCGGAACAGGCCTGGATTGTACGATTCTGGAACTTGCTGAAATTATTGCAAAAATTATTGATTTTAAAGGGAAAATAAAAGTTGATCCAACCAAGCCGGATGGTACGCCGCGCAAGTTAATGAATGTTGGGCGTCTGAGAGACTTAGGGTGGAAGGCTCAGATTGATCTTGAAAGTGGTTTGACTGATACCTATCAATGGTTTCGTGAGCATCAACAAAAATTAAGAGGTATGTAATTGGCAGATTATCGTACGGAAGGTGGGCGTGAGCTCACTTATGGAATTAAGCAAGGAACTCCTGAGCAGCCGTTGATCACTATTATCACTTCTACATTTAATGCTGCACGGGATTTACACTGGACTATTGAGTCGATTCGCTCTCAGACATACCCGAATATTCAATGGATTATTGCAGATGGTGCATCTCAGGATGATACTGTTGATATTCTTAAGGCGAATGAAGACGTGATTGACTACTGGTTTAGCGAACCGGATTCAGGGATTTACGATGCCTGGAATAAAGCAATTCCTTATATCAAAGGCGAATGGGTTCAGTTTTTGGGGGCCGGTGATGAGTTATATTGTACAACGACTTATGAAGCAGTGACTGACGTTCTGAAATTTGTTGAAATAGATACTCTCTTGATATACGGCAATACTCACCTGATCGATTCTTCGAGACATGAAATTCAAAAGATTAAAAGACCATGGACTGAAATTAAGGGGACATGGTGTGGTTTCTTGCCTACTCTTCCCATGCATCCTGAGGTGTTTCATCGTCAGATTATATTTCATTCAGAAACCTTTGATAGTCAGAATTATAAGATAGCAGCAGATGCACTATTGTTATTAAATGTGATTGAATCTTGTGAGCCAATATATTTTGATGTACCTGTAGTGAAGATGTTAGAAGGAGGTGTGTCCTCTAATATAAATACTATGATTCGTGCATTGGAAGAAACAAGGAAAATATTTGCATACAAAAAATATAAAATTCCTTTTAAACATCTATACAAAGAGAAAATCAAGTTGATATGTAAGAAAATACTTATAAATATTTTTCCTCAAATAGGTGTTTGCTTTATTTTTTCTTGTTTTCGAGCATTAAAGTATAGAAATATAAAGTGGATCTATAGGAAATGAAACTGATCATAGGATTGCTTGACTATAGTTATTTTTTAATATTCATTTTTATTATATTTTTTATATTATTGTTGGTTATTATTAAGAGAACGGTTGTTAACATATATGATCCAACTTTTTGGTTCGCTATAATTTTTATTATCCCTGGTTTATTTGGTTTTTTCGCTAGTATCTTTGTTTTTGGATGGAGTTTTTCTTTTGCAATAATTTCTATATTTATAGGCGTTTTTTTTGTAATAATTAATTTTTTTCCTATTAGAAATGTTGATTTAAGAGATCATGTCCCTAAAGATTTTCAAATTTTTCTACTTCTCTTTGGTCTTATCGTTCTGCTTCTACACATATATATTAATATGATTGTTCCTGGAAAGATTCCGATATTGATGACTAATGGTGTTGATGCCCGGTTTGAGTCAACTGAGAATAGTAGATTATTGACTTGGTTGATGTTCACTGTGAGCAGTATTCCAACTGTGATTTTCTCTATTAGTCAATATCGTAATGTTAGACGATTTGCTCTTTTTTGTTTTGTCGTTGATTTATTTGGTAAGATATTATTTGCAACGAAGGGAGTAATTCTTTCTCCTATAATATTGGAATTAACAGTATTATTTATATCTCATGCTAGAGGGGATTACTCTAGATTTAAGAAACATAAGAGGAATATATTCATAGTTATCTTTATAATGTTCTCTGTCCTTCCTATCTATTTATTGATGATAGGATTTTTCTCATTTGATAGGGGCGGGATAAATATCCTCCTTATCAAATTGGTTGTTCGATTTTTTTATGGATTCGATCAGTTAATACCAGCAGGTTACATGGACATGATTAACTATAGTGACTCTGCTCTAAGTGGCATCTTTAATAGTAATTTGATTGAATATCAATTTTTGCCTTATTTTAAGGTTATTGGATTTGAACCTAATTATTCAAGTGTTGGGCAGTTTGTAGTATATCAGGTGTATGGTGAGTTAGTTCAGCATGCATATACATTTCCAAATTCAAATCTAATTTTAGAATCATTATTTACTAGTGGCATTATATTGGGTATTCATTTCTTTGTCATTGAAATGTCTCTATTTTACTTGGTTAGAAAAATCTACTTGAATAAACCTATTACAGCTTTGAATATTCCTATTTTTTTATATGTCATCTACACTCCTTATTCTTTGTTTATGTCAGGACAAAGCTGGGCTAGTCAATGCTTGCTGTTCGTTCTAGTAAATATATTTTTATACTGTTCTTATCGGTTTCTATTAGCTGTAACTAACCCAAGAGGAAATTATGAACCCATTAGACAAGACTAATGTAGTTTTCTTGGTGAGAGATGGCTTTTTCTCTGATTTTGGTGGTGATACATTTCAAATAAAAATGTATTGTAACTCTCTAGATAAGTGTAATTCATTGTCAACTAAAATTATTGAGTATTCTGAAGTTAGAAATGGGGATATTCAATGCTTGATTAATGCTCATTTGATTTTTATTGTTAATTTAGACCGTTTTTTTGAGTTAATTGAATTTAAAAAAATCATAGATAATCTTAACTTATGTTATAAATTACATCTTATCTCTATCCATCATGAGATCAGGGCTATTGATCGATTTAATAGAAAAAGGCATTTGCCATTAAATTTTTTCTATGTAGAAAAGATGAAAAATGTTTTTCGAGGACTTCGCTCTTTATCGAATATGTTTCTATCACTTAAACATTTGTTTATGTCTTATGAGGTAGAGGTTCGCAACATTTTAAACGATGTTAATGGAATCGTTTTAATTGCATCAGGAGAGGGCGATGTAATACAGAAAGACTTTAAGTTGGATATTTATGATAAGTGTAAAGTTATTAGAAATGGCGTGCCTTCATATTATTTAAATATCCCTGTCTGTTCATGGAGTAAAAAAGAATGGGATGTCATTGTTTGTGGTAGAATAGAATGTAGAAAGAATCAATTAGCTATCGCAAAACAGCTAGCAAATACTGGTGTAAGAGTATTGTTTGTTGGTGGTTATAACAAGAGAAATATTAAGTATTATAAACAATTTTTAAAGTTAGTTAATGATAACGACAACTTGCATTATATTGGGAAAGTTGCCCCAGAGGAGCTACCTAATCTATATGCACTTTCTAAAGTAAGTTACTCTGCGAGCTGGTTTGAAGTTTCATCTTTAGTTGATTTAGAAGCTTTTGCTAGCGGATGTTTTGTTTTTTCATCAAAATATGGTCACTCAAATGAAAGTATCCCCAATGAGTATTTCTATACAGTTGAACCATCGGACATATTTAGTTCTATGCAGCCTCTATTGCAAAAAATTGATTATTTGAAAATAAATGAAGAAAGAGAGGTATCTCCTAGGGAAATCAGAACTTGGGATGATGCAGGAAGTGAACTTCTTGAATATATAAAAGCATATGTTTAATAAAATTAAAATATTTATACCAATATATAAGCCAGATAATTCCTTTATTGTTCGAATTATGAGTCTTATGGCATGTTTGCCTACTTATAAGTTTGTTATTGTTGAAACTGATGGTGATACATTAGATGGTTTAAATGTGAATAATTTAGTATATAAAAAAATACTAAGACATGAGTTTAATCATGGGGCGACGAGAAATTTAATAACTATTGATGGGGCCGATGATGATATATATATTTTTTTGACTCAAGATGCAATTGTTCGAGATTCTACTGATATTGATAATATTGTAAGATGCTTCGATAACGTTCAAATTGCAGCTATCTGTGGGCGTCAACTTCCTCATAATGATGCCAACCCTATTGCTTGTCACCTTAGACATTTTAATTATCCGACCAATAGTCGAGTAATGTCTAAAGAACATATTCGTTCTTATGGAATTAAGACCATATTTTTGTCTAACTCTTTTGCTGCATATAGAGCTGATGTTTTTAGAGAGCTTGGGGGATTTTCTAGCCATGTTATTCTGGGTGAAGATATGCATTTAGCTGCGAGGATGATATTAGCCGGATATAAAGTTGCATATACTGGCGATGCTTGTGTCAGACATTCTCACAACTACACTCCCTGGCAAGAATTGACTCGTTATTTTGATACAGGAGTATTCCATGCCAGCGAACCATGGATTCAAGAAAAATTTGGTGGCGCTGGAGGTGAAGGAAAACGTTTCATCATATCTGAGTTTAAATATTTGCTAAGCCAATCGCCGTTATGGATCCCGAGGGCTTGTGTGATGAATTTATGTAAAATTATTGGCTATAAATTAGGAAAAAACTATCGCAAGCTCCCTGAATCACTTCGATTAAAGCTAAGCATGCACAAGGCCTATTGGTTACAGTAATGATAAAACTGCTTGTTCTGCTTCAGGTTGTACTTCAAGTGGAGTCTAACTAAAAAAGTTGGCATAAAGCGTTAAAGTTCATGATTCTAAAATTATATTAGTATCATTCAATATATTTCTTCTTCCTCTATTCTGAATAGATTTTGTTTTAGAATATTTTAATAAGGTTAATTATCGATGATCCTTCCTGTCATCATGTGTGGAGGGGCCGGTAGTAGACTCTGGCCTCTTTCTCGGACAGCATATCCAAAGCAGTTTTTATCTCTTGTGACGAAGCAGACCATGATACAAGATACGGTTCACCGTTTGGATAAACTCCATAAGCTTGACCCGTTATTTATTTGTAATGAGGAACATCGCTTCATTGTTGCAGAGCAGCTCCGTCAATGTGAAATGTCACATAGTGGCATCATATTAGAACCCGCCGGGCGCAATACCGCCCCTGCTGCTACATTGGCTGCATTGCAGGCTATTCAGACTGGAGATGATCCACTACTGCTTATTTTGGCCGCAGACCATGTAATCAAGAATCGTGCTAATTTTGTCTCTGCAGTTTTGGCTGCGGAGCCGCTTGCTGAAGATGGTCGACTTGTTACTTTTGGTGTTAATCCTACAGAACCACATACAGGATATGGTTATATCTGTCTGGGTGAATCTATCAATCAACTTGGCTTTGAAGTCTCTGAGTTTGTAGAAAAACCAGATATAGCCACAGCGAAGCACTATTTAGAATGTGGTAACTACCTATGGAATAGCGGTATGTTTTTGTTTAAAGCATCCCGTTATATCGAGGAACTTCATCAATTCCGGCCAGAAATACTGAGAGCTTGTGAAGAAGCATTTGCTGAAAGCAGAACTGATATGGATTTTATCAGGATTGATGAGGAAGTTTTTAAGCCTTGTCCGGCAGAGTCTATTGATTATGCGATTATGGAAAATACGCAGAATGCGGCTGTGATTCCAATGGATGCAGGCTGGAGTGATGTCGGAAGCTGGTCTTCACTATGGGATGTTCATGCTAAGGATTGTGACGGAAACTCATTACGTGGTGATGTAATGACTGAGCAGACAGCCAACAGTTATATATACTCTCAGGATCGACTTGTTGCTGCTGTTGGTATTGAAGGGGTTATCATTGTTGAAACCAAAGATGCCGTACTTGTCGCAAGCAAAGATAAAGTTCAGCAGGTAAAACATATTGTTGAACGACTTGAAGCTACGAACCGGTGTGAACATCTGCATCACAGGGAAGTTTTCCGGCCATGGGGATCTCATGATGAAATTGCTGGAGGTGAACGTTATCTGGTGAAGAAGGTGATGGTCAAGCCAGGACAGCGCACAGCAACACAAATGCATTATCATCGGGCTGAACACTGGATCGTGGTTTCCGGGACTGCAAAAGTTTATAACGGCGAGCAGAACTACATTGTCAGTGAAAATGAATCGACTTATATCCCCATAGGTACACCTCATTCATTTGAAAACCCGGGTGTCGTGCCACTAGAAATCATCGAGGTTCGTAGTGGGTGCTATTTAGGTGAAGACGATATTGTTCGTTTGGATTCCGATGGAGTTGGATATTGATGCAGCCATTGAGTTGCTTTAAAGCATATGATGTCCGGGGCCGATTGGGGAGAGAACTGAATGAAGACATTGTCTATCGGATCGGCCGGGCTTATGCCGAACTCTTTAACCCTGAATGTATTGTGATTGGTGGCGATCCACGTTTAAGTTCTGAGTCATTTAAACATGCACTGGCAAATGGTTTGCAAGACGGTGGCGTGAATGTGATCGATCTTGGCATGACCGGAACAGAAGAAATTTATTTTGCGGCACAATCATTGCCTGTAGATGGT includes these proteins:
- a CDS encoding glycosyltransferase family 2 protein, producing the protein MFNKIKIFIPIYKPDNSFIVRIMSLMACLPTYKFVIVETDGDTLDGLNVNNLVYKKILRHEFNHGATRNLITIDGADDDIYIFLTQDAIVRDSTDIDNIVRCFDNVQIAAICGRQLPHNDANPIACHLRHFNYPTNSRVMSKEHIRSYGIKTIFLSNSFAAYRADVFRELGGFSSHVILGEDMHLAARMILAGYKVAYTGDACVRHSHNYTPWQELTRYFDTGVFHASEPWIQEKFGGAGGEGKRFIISEFKYLLSQSPLWIPRACVMNLCKIIGYKLGKNYRKLPESLRLKLSMHKAYWLQ
- a CDS encoding glycosyltransferase family 2 protein, with the protein product MADYRTEGGRELTYGIKQGTPEQPLITIITSTFNAARDLHWTIESIRSQTYPNIQWIIADGASQDDTVDILKANEDVIDYWFSEPDSGIYDAWNKAIPYIKGEWVQFLGAGDELYCTTTYEAVTDVLKFVEIDTLLIYGNTHLIDSSRHEIQKIKRPWTEIKGTWCGFLPTLPMHPEVFHRQIIFHSETFDSQNYKIAADALLLLNVIESCEPIYFDVPVVKMLEGGVSSNINTMIRALEETRKIFAYKKYKIPFKHLYKEKIKLICKKILINIFPQIGVCFIFSCFRALKYRNIKWIYRK
- a CDS encoding mannose-1-phosphate guanylyltransferase/mannose-6-phosphate isomerase, with the translated sequence MILPVIMCGGAGSRLWPLSRTAYPKQFLSLVTKQTMIQDTVHRLDKLHKLDPLFICNEEHRFIVAEQLRQCEMSHSGIILEPAGRNTAPAATLAALQAIQTGDDPLLLILAADHVIKNRANFVSAVLAAEPLAEDGRLVTFGVNPTEPHTGYGYICLGESINQLGFEVSEFVEKPDIATAKHYLECGNYLWNSGMFLFKASRYIEELHQFRPEILRACEEAFAESRTDMDFIRIDEEVFKPCPAESIDYAIMENTQNAAVIPMDAGWSDVGSWSSLWDVHAKDCDGNSLRGDVMTEQTANSYIYSQDRLVAAVGIEGVIIVETKDAVLVASKDKVQQVKHIVERLEATNRCEHLHHREVFRPWGSHDEIAGGERYLVKKVMVKPGQRTATQMHYHRAEHWIVVSGTAKVYNGEQNYIVSENESTYIPIGTPHSFENPGVVPLEIIEVRSGCYLGEDDIVRLDSDGVGY
- a CDS encoding glycosyltransferase, which codes for MNPLDKTNVVFLVRDGFFSDFGGDTFQIKMYCNSLDKCNSLSTKIIEYSEVRNGDIQCLINAHLIFIVNLDRFFELIEFKKIIDNLNLCYKLHLISIHHEIRAIDRFNRKRHLPLNFFYVEKMKNVFRGLRSLSNMFLSLKHLFMSYEVEVRNILNDVNGIVLIASGEGDVIQKDFKLDIYDKCKVIRNGVPSYYLNIPVCSWSKKEWDVIVCGRIECRKNQLAIAKQLANTGVRVLFVGGYNKRNIKYYKQFLKLVNDNDNLHYIGKVAPEELPNLYALSKVSYSASWFEVSSLVDLEAFASGCFVFSSKYGHSNESIPNEYFYTVEPSDIFSSMQPLLQKIDYLKINEEREVSPREIRTWDDAGSELLEYIKAYV